The following proteins come from a genomic window of Puntigrus tetrazona isolate hp1 chromosome 15, ASM1883169v1, whole genome shotgun sequence:
- the LOC122358428 gene encoding chymotrypsin-like protease CTRL-1, whose amino-acid sequence MTFTIFSITCLALVASALGCGVPAIKPQTIGSRIVNGQNAVSGSWPWQVSLQLPNGFHFCGGSLINQNWVLTAAHCSVTVGYHRVILGEHDRGSNVEPIQIKLVSKVITHPLYSSTSFNNDIALLKLSSPVTFTPRISPVCLAPSTINIVPGTRCFTTGWGQTATTTSPMILQQTGIPITSTVVCRQIWGQSRITDAMICAGGAGTSSCRGDSGGPLVCESSGVWTLVGSVSWGRSTCDTRFPVVYARISQLRSWIDRTITSN is encoded by the exons ATGACCTTCACCATCTTCTCCATTACCTGCCTTGCCCTGGTGGCCTCTGCTCTGG GTTGTGGAGTGCCTGCGATTAAACCACAGACGATCGGCAGCAGGATTGTGAACGGACAGAATGCTGTCTCTGGTTCTTGGCCCTGGCAGGTCTCTCTTCAG CTCCCCAATGGTTTCCACTTCTGCGGAGGATCCCTGATTAACCAGAACTGGGTTCTCACTGCTGCTCACTGCTCTGTCAC GGTTGGATATCACAGAGTCATTCTTGGAGAACATGATCGTGGCTCCAATGTTGAACCCATCCAGATCAAACTAGTTTCCAAG GTCATCACCCATCCGCTCTACAGCAGCACGAGTTTCAATAATGACATTGCTCTTCTGAAACTGTCGTCTCCAGTCACATTTACTCCTCGTATCTCTCCTGTATGTCTGGCTCCATCAACCATCAACATTGTGCCTGGAACCCGCTGCTTCACCACTGGCTGGGGCCAGACTGCCACCACAA CAAGCCCTATGATCCTGCAGCAAACAGGCATCCCCATCACGAGTACTGTTGTGTGCAGACAGATCTGGGGTCAGAGCAGAATTACTGATGCCATGATCTGTGCTGGAGGAGCTGGAACCTCTTCTTGCAGG GGTGATTCTGGTGGTCCTCTGGTATGTGAGAGTTCAGGGGTCTGGACTCTGGTGGGCTCTGTGTCCTGGGGAAGAAGCACTTGTGACACCCGTTTTCCAGTAGTCTACGCCCGCATCTCTCAGCTGCGCTCCTGGATCGACAGGACTATCACTTCCAACTAG
- the LOC122358430 gene encoding chymotrypsin-like protease CTRL-1 isoform X2: MTFTIFSITCLALVASALGCGVPAIKPQTIGSRIVNGQNAVSGSWPWQVSLQLANGFHFCGGSLINQNWVLTAAHCPVVAGSHRVILGEHNRGSNVEHIQVKQVSKVITHQFYNRENYNNDIALLKLSSPVTYTPRMSPVCLAPSTINIVPGTRCFTTGWGQTATTSNPRILQQTGIPILSPAACRQIWDQSRITDAMICAGASGSSSCQGDSGGPLVCESSGVWTLVGAVSWGRSTCDPRFPAVFARISQLRSWIDRTIASN; this comes from the exons ATGACCTTCACCATCTTCTCCATCACCTGCCTTGCCCTGGTGGCCTCTGCTCTGG GTTGTGGAGTGCCTGCGATTAAACCACAGACTATCGGCAGCAGGATTGTGAACGGACAGAATGCTGTCTCTGGTTCTTGGCCCTGGCAGGTCTCTCTTCAG CTCGCCAATGGTTTTCATTTCTGCGGAGGATCCTTGATCAACCAGAATTGGGTTCTCACTGCTGCTCACTGCCCTGTTGT GGCTGGCTCTCATCGCGTCATTCTCGGAGAACATAATCGTGGCTCCAATGTTGAACACATCCAAGTCAAACAAGTTTccaag GTCATCACCCATCAGTTCTACAACAGAGAAAACTATAACAATGACATTGCTCTTCTGAAACTGTCGTCTCCAGTCACATATACTCCTCGTATGTCTCCTGTATGTCTGGCTCCATCAACCATCAACATCGTGCCTGGAACCCGCTGCTTCACCACTGGCTGGGGCCAGACTGCTACCACAAGTAA CCCTCGGATCCTGCAGCAAACAGGCATCCCCATCTTGAGTCCTGCTGCGTGCAGACAGATCTGGGATCAGAGCAGAATCACTGATGCCATGATCTGTGCTGGGGCCTCCGGTTCCTCGTCTTGCCAG GGTGATTCTGGTGgtcctctggtgtgtgagagtTCAGGGGTCTGGACTCTGGTGGGAGCTGTGTCCTGGGGAAGAAGCACTTGTGACCCCCGTTTCCCTGCGGTCTTTGCTCGTATCTCTCAGCTGCGCTCCTGGATTGACAGGACTATCGCTTCCAACTAG
- the LOC122358430 gene encoding chymotrypsin-like protease CTRL-1 isoform X1, translated as MTFTIFSITCLALVASALGCGVPAIKPQTIGSRIVNGQNAVSGSWPWQVSLQLANGFHFCGGSLINQNWVLTAAHCPVVAGSHRVILGEHNRGSNVEHIQVKQVSKVITHQFYNRENYNNDIALLKLSSPVTYTPRMSPVCLAPSTINIVPGTRCFTTGWGQTATTTSPRILQQTGIPILSPAACRQIWDQSRITDAMICAGASGSSSCQGDSGGPLVCESSGVWTLVGAVSWGRSTCDPRFPAVFARISQLRSWIDRTIASN; from the exons ATGACCTTCACCATCTTCTCCATCACCTGCCTTGCCCTGGTGGCCTCTGCTCTGG GTTGTGGAGTGCCTGCGATTAAACCACAGACTATCGGCAGCAGGATTGTGAACGGACAGAATGCTGTCTCTGGTTCTTGGCCCTGGCAGGTCTCTCTTCAG CTCGCCAATGGTTTTCATTTCTGCGGAGGATCCTTGATCAACCAGAATTGGGTTCTCACTGCTGCTCACTGCCCTGTTGT GGCTGGCTCTCATCGCGTCATTCTCGGAGAACATAATCGTGGCTCCAATGTTGAACACATCCAAGTCAAACAAGTTTccaag GTCATCACCCATCAGTTCTACAACAGAGAAAACTATAACAATGACATTGCTCTTCTGAAACTGTCGTCTCCAGTCACATATACTCCTCGTATGTCTCCTGTATGTCTGGCTCCATCAACCATCAACATCGTGCCTGGAACCCGCTGCTTCACCACTGGCTGGGGCCAGACTGCTACCACAA ccagCCCTCGGATCCTGCAGCAAACAGGCATCCCCATCTTGAGTCCTGCTGCGTGCAGACAGATCTGGGATCAGAGCAGAATCACTGATGCCATGATCTGTGCTGGGGCCTCCGGTTCCTCGTCTTGCCAG GGTGATTCTGGTGgtcctctggtgtgtgagagtTCAGGGGTCTGGACTCTGGTGGGAGCTGTGTCCTGGGGAAGAAGCACTTGTGACCCCCGTTTCCCTGCGGTCTTTGCTCGTATCTCTCAGCTGCGCTCCTGGATTGACAGGACTATCGCTTCCAACTAG
- the LOC122358429 gene encoding chymotrypsin-like protease CTRL-1 codes for MTFTIFSITCLALVASALGCGVPAIKPQTIGSRIVNGQNAISGSWPWQVSLQLANGFHFCGGSLINQNWVLTAAQCAVEVGSHRVILGEHNRGSNDEPIQIQLVSKVITHPHYNKATFNNDIALLKLSSPVTFTPRISPVCLAPSETSIVPGTRCFTTGWGQTATTTSPEILQQTVAPIISTDVCRQMWGQSRITDAMICAGASGSSSCQGDSGGPLVCENSGVWTLMGSVSWERSTCDPRFPAVYTSISQLRSWINKTIAFN; via the exons ATGACCTTCACAATCTTCTCCATCACCTGCCTTGCTCTGGTGGCCTCTGCTCTGG GTTGTGGAGTTCCTGCGATTAAACCACAGACGATCGGCAGCAGGATTGTGAACGGACAGAATGCCATCTCTGGTTCTTGGCCCTGGCAGGTCTCTCTTCAG CTCGCCAATGGTTTCCACTTCTGCGGAGGGTCCCTGATCAACCAGAACTGGGTTCTCACTGCTGCCCAATGCGCTGTCGA GGTCGGCTCTCACCGAGTCATTCTTGGAGAACATAATCGTGGATCCAACGATGAACCCATCCAGATCCAACTAGTTTCCAAG GTCATCACCCATCCGCACTACAACAAGGCAACCTTCAACAATGACATTGCTCTTCTGAAACTGTCGTCTCCAGTCACATTTACTCCTCGTATCTCTCCTGTATGTCTGGCTCCATCAGAAACCAGCATTGTGCCTGGAACCCGCTGCTTCACCACTGGCTGGGGCCAGACTGCCACCACAA CGAGTCCTGAGATCCTGCAGCAAACAGTTGCACCCATCATAAGTACTGATGTGTGCAGACAGATGTGGGGTCAGAGCAGAATCACTGATGCCATGATCTGTGCTGGGGCCTCCGGTTCCTCATCTTGCCAG GGTGATTCTGGTGgtcctctggtgtgtgagaaTTCAGGGGTCTGGACTCTGATGGGCTCTGTGTCCTGGGAAAGAAGCACTTGTGACCCCCGTTTCCCTGCAGTCTATACCAGCATCTCCCAGCTGCGTTCCTGGATCAACAAGACTATTGCTTTCAACTAG